A portion of the Apium graveolens cultivar Ventura unplaced genomic scaffold, ASM990537v1 ctg8111, whole genome shotgun sequence genome contains these proteins:
- the LOC141704668 gene encoding uncharacterized protein LOC141704668 has translation MTSDRSWIGRHRFNEAKYLTEDYKNGVDNFIKFTIENLDPEDNGLIRCRCKNCGNEYYKYPSTVKVDLYRHCIMQWYTRWDCHGEKDVLRNDVGTSFSNTSYRDDDMYDAHDDDFEDCEDFDEEPNAKAKEFNEMVNTASEPIYPNNANFTTLEFVMELLRWKNRHNCSNNGFDDLLHLIGLVFPHDHKLPEKYYTVRKMIRGLNMEYEKIDACENDCMLFYKEHSEKTKCDICKKDRYKVQKDPKKQKISRKILRYFPITTRLQRLFMAEKTAKCMRWHHDRVVVEGQLSHPADGDEWKQFYRRFTRFSKRLEMLDSDSVLMDLIPFTMLMPRSILYGLW, from the coding sequence ATGACATCCGATCGTAGTTGGATTGGTCGTCATCGATTTAATGAGGCAAAATATTTAACGGAAGATTACAAAAATGGTGTGGATAATTTCATTAAATTTACTATTGAAAATCTTGATCCCGAAGACAACGGTCTTATAAGATGTCGGTGCAAAAATTGTGGTAATGAGTACTACAAGTATCCTAGTACCGTGAAAGTTGATTTGTATCGACATTGTATTATGCAATGGTATACTAGATGGGATTGTCATGGGGAAAAAGATGTGTTGCGCAATGATGTTGGAACGAGTTTTAGCAACACTAGCTACAGAGATGATGATATGTATGATGCACATGATGATGATTTTGAGGATTGCGAAGATTTTGATGAAGAACCGAATGCAAAAGCAAAAGAATTTAACGAGATGGTAAATACCGCTTCCGAACCAATATATCCAAATAATGCCAATTTTACAACATTGGAGTTTGTAATGGAGTTGCTTCGTTGGAAAAATAGGCATAATTGTAGTAATAATGGTTTTGATGACTTGTTACACCTCATTGGATTAGTATTCCCTCATGATCATAAGTTGCCTGAGAAGTACTACACTGTACGAAAGATGATTAGAGGATTGAACATGGAGTATGAAAAGATTGATGCTTGTGAGAATGATTGCATGTTATTCTACAAGGAACACAGTGAGAAGACCAAGTGTGATATATGCAAAAAAGACCGTTACAAAGTGCAAAAGGATCCTAAAAAACAGAAGATCTCGCGTAAGATCTTGCGTTATTTTCCTATTACCACGAGATTGCAGCGTTTATTCATGGCTGAGAAAACTGCAAAATGTATGAGATGGCATCATGATAGAGTTGTTGTTGAAGGTCAATTAAGTCACCCAGCAGATGGAGATGAATGGAAACAATTTTATCGTAGATTTACACGATTttcaaagagattagaaatgttaGACTCGGACTCTGTACTAATGGATTTGATCCCTTTCACGATGCTCATGCCAAGGAGTATACTGTATGGCCTGTGGTGA